A single window of Eucalyptus grandis isolate ANBG69807.140 chromosome 1, ASM1654582v1, whole genome shotgun sequence DNA harbors:
- the LOC104449351 gene encoding carboxylesterase 1: MSTENASSNLTVIPSDSLRAALNPDGTLDRDRFNIPVTSATLNPTSPASPVLSKDVPINPSHSTWARIFLPTRALSCSEEKLPVIVYYHGGAFILYSAASTLFHEFCVSLARELSAVVVSVEYRLAPEHRLPMAYDDAVEALHWVKTAREEWLAGHVDLSTCYLMGTNAGGNLAFFAGLRASASHDELKPLKIRGVILHHPFFGGSQRTPSELRLVNDQMLPLAKGDFLWELSLPLGATRDHVCCNPIVDGGSKISEGVDKMRSLGWRLLVAGCDGDPLFDRQVEFAQMMQEKGVSVVRVFTEGGHHVIEVMEPDRSKPLLQTLKTFMSTTVTS, translated from the coding sequence ATGTCGACCGAAAATGCATCCTCCAATCTCACCGTCATCCCTTCGGATTCTCTCCGGGCCGCCCTCAATCCCGATGGCACCCTCGACCGCGACCGCTTCAACATACCGGTCACCTCCGCTACACTTAATCCCACCTCTCCCGCCAGTCCAGTCCTCTCAAAGGACGTCCCAATCAACCCTTCCCACAGCACCTGGGCCAGGATCTTCCTACCCACCCGTGCTCTGTCGTGCTCGGAGGAGAAACTCCCCGTCATAGTTTATTACCACGGCGGGGCGTTCATCCTCTACAGCGCCGCTTCGACGTTGTTCCACGAGTTCTGTGTCAGTCTGGCGCGCGAGCTCTCCGCTGTGGTCGTGTCGGTGGAGTATCGCCTCGCCCCGGAGCACCGGCTCCCCATGGCCTACGACGACGCGGTGGAGGCGCTGCACTGGGTTAAAACCGCCCGAGAGGAGTGGCTCGCGGGACACGTGGATCTCTCCACGTGTTACCTGATGGGGACCAACGCTGGCGGCAACTTGGCCTTCTTTGCAGGGCTACGCGCATCCGCGTCGCACGACGAACTCAAGCCCCTGAAGATCCGCGGAGTGATACTGCACCACCCCTTCTTCGGCGGCAGCCAGCGGACGCCATCGGAGCTGAGGCTGGTGAACGACCAGATGCTGCCGCTGGCGAAAGGCGATTTCCTGTGGGAGCTGTCGCTGCCGCTTGGGGCTACTCGCGATCACGTGTGCTGTAATCCAATAGTGGACGGTGGCTCCAAGATCTCGGAAGGGGTGGATAAGATGAGGTCGCTGGGGTGGAGGCTACTGGTCGCCGGCTGCGACGGAGACCCGCTATTCGATCGACAGGTGGAGTTTGCGCAAATGATGCAGGAGAAGGGGGTGAGTGTGGTGAGGGTTTTCACGGAGGGTGGACATCATGTGATCGAAGTCATGGAGCCGGACAGGAGCAAGCCTCTGCTCCAAACCTTAAAGACTTTCATGTCGACGACTGTAACTAGTTAG